The following proteins come from a genomic window of Acidimicrobiales bacterium:
- a CDS encoding TadE/TadG family type IV pilus assembly protein, with translation MRSLVPMPARGEPRRGGPLRGDRSSAGPVRDERGAALVEFALALPVFVALLLGMFTGGIAYLHQEELTNAAREAARYGSVLPPDQCDSAGACGGLDWAQLVQQVAVERSDGTLVASQVCVALVSGPGSSPVAYDSSHTTAGGTSPCFDDGSSDTGFRVQVSLTRSDTLDAFFFSHALELTSHAIARYEVPVN, from the coding sequence GTGCGCTCGCTGGTCCCGATGCCTGCGCGCGGCGAGCCACGGCGTGGCGGGCCGCTGCGCGGCGACCGGTCCAGCGCGGGGCCGGTGCGCGACGAGCGCGGGGCGGCGCTCGTCGAGTTCGCGCTCGCGCTCCCCGTGTTCGTGGCGCTGCTCCTCGGGATGTTCACCGGTGGGATCGCCTACCTCCACCAAGAGGAGCTGACGAACGCCGCCCGCGAGGCAGCCCGCTACGGCTCGGTCCTTCCGCCCGACCAGTGCGACTCGGCTGGAGCGTGCGGCGGGCTCGACTGGGCGCAGCTCGTCCAGCAGGTCGCCGTCGAGCGCTCCGACGGGACGCTCGTGGCGTCGCAGGTGTGCGTCGCTCTCGTCTCCGGCCCCGGCAGCTCGCCCGTCGCCTACGACTCGTCGCACACGACGGCCGGCGGGACGAGCCCGTGCTTCGACGACGGCAGCTCCGACACCGGCTTCCGGGTCCAGGTGTCGCTCACGCGAAGCGACACGCTCGACGCCTTCTTCTTCTCGCACGCGCTCGAGCTGACCTCCCACGCCATCGCACGCTACGAGGTGCCGGTCAATTGA
- a CDS encoding type II secretion system F family protein: MSGPVRLVESFAARAYLDARSWLGLAGGRLGPAVVAALSVLAAVLVSYGLVHLLARPTDELEEVLRPYRLLPEQAPRGQGAGQLTRPALAHVAALLVRIVESRGLRPVLESKLARAAVPLDVGEFLLVCSGAVVVLGGLGGLLAGVVGLLAGIALACAAPFGFLEVRAGRRHRLFEAQLPDVLKLVASSLRAGFSLLQSLNGVADQVEDPMRQELRLALSRSRLGEPLEDALGGVADATGSRDFAWTVMAIRIQREVGGNLAEVLDTVAATMTERARLRREVRTLTAEGRISALILAALPVLLGGFIFLANRPYLALLFTTVPGELALVGGLLLEGVGAWWMRRTIQIEV; this comes from the coding sequence GTGAGCGGCCCGGTCCGCCTCGTCGAGTCGTTCGCGGCGCGCGCCTACCTCGACGCGCGCAGCTGGCTCGGCCTCGCCGGCGGCCGCCTCGGACCGGCCGTCGTCGCCGCGTTGAGCGTGCTCGCTGCCGTGCTCGTCTCCTACGGCCTCGTGCACCTCCTCGCGCGCCCGACCGACGAGCTCGAGGAGGTCCTCCGCCCCTACCGGCTGCTTCCCGAGCAGGCGCCGAGGGGCCAGGGCGCGGGGCAGCTGACGCGCCCCGCCCTGGCGCACGTCGCCGCGCTGCTCGTGCGCATCGTCGAGTCGCGAGGGCTGCGCCCCGTCCTCGAGTCGAAGCTCGCGCGTGCCGCCGTCCCGCTGGACGTGGGCGAGTTCCTCCTCGTGTGCTCGGGAGCGGTCGTCGTGCTCGGAGGCCTCGGAGGGCTCCTCGCCGGCGTCGTGGGCCTCCTCGCCGGGATCGCGCTGGCCTGCGCCGCCCCCTTCGGCTTCCTCGAGGTCCGGGCCGGGCGTCGGCACCGTCTCTTCGAGGCGCAGCTCCCCGACGTCCTCAAGCTCGTTGCGAGCTCGCTGCGTGCCGGGTTCTCCCTGCTGCAGAGCCTCAACGGGGTTGCCGACCAGGTCGAGGACCCGATGCGCCAGGAGCTGCGCCTCGCGCTGTCGCGCTCGCGCCTCGGCGAGCCGCTCGAGGACGCGCTCGGCGGCGTCGCGGACGCGACCGGCAGCCGGGACTTCGCCTGGACCGTGATGGCGATCCGGATCCAGCGCGAGGTGGGCGGGAACCTCGCCGAGGTCCTTGACACCGTCGCCGCGACGATGACCGAGCGCGCGCGGCTCCGGCGCGAGGTGCGCACCCTCACCGCGGAGGGACGGATCAGCGCGCTGATCCTCGCCGCACTCCCGGTGCTCCTCGGGGGGTTCATCTTCCTGGCGAACCGTCCGTACCTGGCGCTGCTCTTCACGACCGTTCCCGGCGAGCTCGCCCTCGTCGGCGGCCTCCTCCTCGAGGGCGTGGGGGCCTGGTGGATGCGCCGGACGATCCAGATCGAGGTGTGA
- a CDS encoding CpaF family protein: MSLFERLRDGQVPSALRTEQLEALRRRIHQRVIAELGPQLSDAGSDDGELGPAVQQLLNQALREEATPLSGADKQQLVRDLTDDILGHGPIEPYLRDQSVSEIMVNGPRLVYVERAGRLELTGVTFIDEEHLRRTIERIVSLVGRRIDESSPMVDARLPDGSRVNAVYPPLAIGGPFLTVRKFMAEPLSVDDLFELRTATPASMAFLEACVKGRMNIAISGGTSTGKTTLLNVLSSFIPDTERIVTIEDSKELQLRQRHVLPLEARPPNSEGRGEVSIRQLVRNALRMRPDRIVVGECRSGEALDMLQAMNTGHEGSLTTVHANSPRDALSRIETMTLMAGFDLPVRAIREQMASALDVIVQLSRLRDGSRRITHITEVERMEGDVIVLQDVFLFDYGMGLDGDGRPRGQLKATGLRPHLVERLADRGIALAPGLFDSEGFVRAPVGRR, translated from the coding sequence GTGAGCCTGTTCGAGCGCCTCCGCGACGGCCAGGTGCCGAGCGCGCTGCGGACGGAGCAGCTGGAGGCGTTGCGTCGGCGGATCCACCAGCGGGTGATCGCCGAGCTCGGGCCGCAGCTCTCGGACGCGGGCTCGGACGACGGCGAGCTCGGACCCGCCGTGCAGCAGCTGCTCAACCAGGCGCTGCGAGAGGAGGCGACACCCCTCTCTGGCGCTGACAAGCAGCAGCTCGTCCGGGACCTCACCGACGACATCCTCGGGCACGGGCCCATCGAGCCCTACCTGCGCGACCAGAGCGTGAGCGAGATCATGGTGAACGGTCCTCGCCTCGTGTACGTCGAGCGTGCCGGGCGCCTGGAGCTGACGGGCGTCACCTTCATCGACGAGGAGCACCTCCGTCGCACGATCGAGCGGATCGTCTCGCTCGTCGGTCGGCGCATCGACGAGTCCTCGCCGATGGTCGATGCTCGTCTCCCGGACGGGTCGCGCGTGAACGCCGTCTACCCGCCGCTCGCGATCGGGGGACCCTTCCTCACGGTCCGCAAGTTCATGGCCGAGCCGCTGTCGGTCGACGACCTCTTCGAGCTGAGGACGGCGACCCCTGCGTCGATGGCATTCCTCGAGGCCTGCGTGAAGGGCCGGATGAACATCGCGATCTCCGGCGGGACGAGCACCGGGAAGACGACCCTCCTCAACGTGCTCTCGTCGTTCATCCCCGACACCGAACGGATCGTGACCATCGAGGACTCCAAGGAGCTCCAGCTCCGCCAGCGCCACGTGCTGCCGCTCGAGGCGCGCCCGCCGAACTCCGAGGGACGCGGCGAGGTCAGCATCCGGCAGCTCGTGCGCAACGCGCTGCGCATGCGGCCGGACCGGATCGTTGTCGGGGAGTGCCGGTCGGGTGAGGCCCTCGACATGCTCCAGGCGATGAACACGGGCCACGAGGGCTCGCTCACGACGGTGCACGCGAACAGTCCTCGCGATGCGCTGTCGCGCATCGAGACGATGACCTTGATGGCCGGCTTCGACCTCCCCGTGCGAGCGATACGCGAGCAGATGGCCTCGGCCCTGGACGTCATCGTCCAGCTGAGTCGCCTGCGAGACGGGAGCCGCAGGATCACGCACATCACCGAGGTGGAGCGGATGGAGGGCGACGTCATCGTCCTCCAGGACGTCTTCCTCTTCGACTACGGCATGGGTCTCGACGGCGACGGGCGTCCCCGCGGGCAGCTCAAGGCGACGGGCCTGCGACCGCATCTCGTGGAGCGGCTGGCCGATCGCGGGATCGCGCTCGCGCCGGGTCTGTTCGACTCCGAGGGTTTCGTACGCGCGCCGGTGGGTCGGCGGTGA
- a CDS encoding type II secretion system F family protein codes for MLVGTCAAATLAVALLVWAASLRTTEQAAVRATLRVALDPAVVKLASSERSHPVPSFAERVVLPLCSWLAKLALRFTPKGYVAAVRRRLVLAGSPQPEALQRFLGARVATLLVAPLLFPLAALAPLRGGSATLLALGGAALLVLAPEAVLNRRVARRQEQIRRQLADMIDLLTIGVEAGLGFEQALSRTVVAVPGPLAEEFARLLGETRIGANRRESFERLVDRTDVPELRSFVVALGQAESFGISIVQILRSQSVEIRTARRQHAQEKAQKAPVKMLFPLVFCIMPALFVVVVGPAAIEIFRTIVR; via the coding sequence GTGCTCGTCGGCACGTGCGCTGCAGCGACGCTCGCGGTCGCCCTGCTCGTGTGGGCGGCGAGCCTGCGCACGACCGAGCAGGCGGCGGTGCGTGCGACCCTGCGAGTCGCTCTCGACCCGGCCGTGGTCAAGCTGGCCTCGTCCGAGCGGAGCCACCCGGTTCCCTCGTTCGCCGAGCGCGTCGTCCTACCGCTGTGCTCCTGGCTCGCGAAGCTGGCGCTGCGCTTCACGCCCAAGGGCTACGTTGCCGCCGTCCGGCGACGCCTCGTCCTCGCGGGCAGCCCGCAGCCCGAGGCCCTCCAGCGCTTCCTCGGCGCGCGCGTCGCCACGCTGCTCGTCGCCCCGTTGCTCTTCCCGCTCGCCGCACTGGCGCCGCTGCGCGGTGGCTCGGCGACGCTGCTCGCACTCGGGGGCGCGGCGCTCCTCGTGCTCGCGCCGGAGGCGGTGCTGAACCGACGAGTCGCCCGCCGCCAGGAGCAGATCCGGCGCCAGCTCGCCGACATGATCGACCTTCTGACCATCGGCGTCGAGGCGGGCCTCGGCTTCGAGCAGGCCCTCAGCCGCACCGTCGTCGCCGTCCCCGGCCCGCTCGCCGAGGAGTTCGCTCGGCTCCTCGGCGAGACCCGCATCGGGGCGAACCGGCGGGAGTCGTTCGAGCGGCTCGTCGACCGCACCGACGTCCCCGAGCTGCGCTCGTTCGTCGTCGCGCTCGGCCAGGCGGAGTCGTTCGGCATCTCGATCGTCCAGATCCTGCGCTCGCAGTCGGTCGAGATCCGGACGGCTCGCCGCCAGCACGCGCAGGAGAAGGCGCAGAAGGCGCCGGTGAAGATGCTCTTCCCCCTCGTCTTCTGCATCATGCCCGCCCTGTTCGTCGTCGTCGTCGGGCCTGCCGCGATCGAGATCTTCCGGACCATCGTGAGGTGA